TccaatgttattaaaattatgattttaacttcaaattaaaaaagaaaaaaaaaaaaaacacaattacCAAGGGGAAAGCATGGAGCCTTAGGTTTATTAAAGTTATGGTACAAAAGGAAAATCTTGTGACATTAAGAATGGTCACTCACCTCGCCTGTAATTTTCTGAATATGCCtcaagaaaatattgatttcatGCCAAAATTCTTACTTAAAGCAAGAGAGTTGGAATTTGAAGAGctatccacatttttttttttcaccagtAATCTCTACAAGAACAAACTCCATTCTTGAAATGGTGAAACCGATTTGCATCCCTAACAACTATCTCTCTATTCACAAGCTTTGATATCAGTTTGGTTGCTGAATGACAGTTTATGCATGCCCGGAGATTCTTCGTTATCCTGAGTGTAGTTCCAGGTGCAGTACTGATAAGCCCGTAGGCGATTGCTAGCCTTTCACTGTGGTTGCAGAGagtttcttccttctcttcttgGTTCAAGTCATGAAGAACAGACTCTATGTGTGGGATGAAGCCAGCCTCCTTCAACCTCCTCTCCAGGCTTTCAAGCTCTTCAAAGATATCTTTAAATCTTGGGTGTGACTTGTCTCCAACCCGAAATGCCTGAAGCTTTCCGTTGATCTCAATCAAGCTATACCCCAGGTCCTTGCTCAGTCCTTTCTCCCTCACCAGTATGCGAACCTTGGCAACACTATCCCACAAGCGAGATGAAGCATAGAGATTTGACAACTGCACATAATGGCCTGTGTTGAAAGGGTCTAGTGAGAAAAGCTGTTCTGCAGCATATTCTCCTAATGTCACATGGCGATAGATCTTGCATGCGCCCAAGAGTGCTCCCCATACTGATACACCTGGTTCAATTGGCATGGTCGTGATAAAATCATAGGCTTCATTCAAATGCCCTGATCGGCCAAGAAGATCAACCACACAAGCATAATGCTGGTGGCGAGCCTCAATTCCGTAATCTTTCATGTTGTGAAAAAACTCCCATCCCTCTTCTACAAGGCCTGAGTGATTGCATGCTGTTAGAAGCCCAACAAAGGTGACATCATTGGGGCGCACCCCAGCTTGCTTCATTGCGTAAAAAAGATCAATGGCCTCTCGGCCCCGCCCATGCAATCCATATCCTACAATCATAGCACTCCAAACCACAACATCTTTATCCAGTGTTTGATCAAATACCTCACGAGCCAAATCTACACTTCCACACTTTGCAAACATGTCAATAAGTGCTGTATTGACAAAAACATCATTTCTATACTCCGTTTTATTGATGTAGTCTCCCATCCATTTCGCTAATTCAAGTGATCCCACCTGCGCACAAGCTAAAATAGCCGAACGCACAGTGATAGAATCAGTTCTGATGTTCTTGGAAATCATCTCCTGGAAGAGTCCTACTGCTTCATTAGTATAACCATTCTTTGCATAACCAGAAATCATGGCATTCCACATCATCACATTCGGTATCTCCATTTGATCAAAAAAGGACCTGGCAACCATCACTTGTCCACATTTAGCATACATGGCTGTAAGGGAAATGAGCAAATCTGGTTCAAATTCAAGACCCATTTTAACCACGCAGCCATGGATGGATTTGCCTTGTTCCAAGTCCTCTACATCAGTATAGGCCCTGAGAACGCTCACAAGAGCAATCCAATCTGGTTTCACATTCCGTTGTCTCATTTGCCCGAAAATTCTCAAAGCTTCCATTGGCAGGCCGTTCTGTCCATACCCTGAAATAATCGAAGTCCATGAAACAATATTCCTATCATCCAACCCCTCAAACACAATCCTGGCTTGCTCGACTCTACCACACTTGGCATACAACGCGACAAGACCATTCTGCACAAACACATCGGATTCAAACCCGAGTCTAAATATCTGACCATGCACTCTTTTACCCACTTCAAGCACCGGCACGCCACTGCAAGCCTTAAGCACACAAGGAAGAGTAAACCCATCTGGACTCACCCCCGAAGCTTGCATTCTTGAATACATTTCAATCGCATCACCAAACAAATTGTGGCTAGAATAGCCCCGGATGATGGCATTCCACAGAAACACACTTGGTTCAGGAAATTCATCGAACACCTTACGCGCATAGCCAATTTCCCCAATGTTCCAGCTCGCATTCACAAATTTAGTCACCAAGAAGCCACTCTCCACAAGTCCAGACACCACCAACTGTGCATGGATTTGATTCAAATGCCTCTTGTGGACTGAATGATCGAGTAACGATGAGAAGAACGAATCGAAATCAAACCCAGAATAAGGGATGTAATCAGAGTGGTCTAGAGGGAGAGGCAGAGAAGAATAGaaattgagaaatttgaaaagggTAGCGGGAAATTCAGAAGCTGTGGCCGTTGGAAGGCCCAACGGTCGAATTCTGGGAGGAAAGAAATtcagaaagaagagagaagagttGAGGTTTGTTCTGGAGAGAGAGAGTTTCAGATACATATCTCCCTCTCATATCAAAATAGATTAGGGTTTCTTAAATTATTGGGTTGgagagaaattaattttaataggGAAGAGTCTGAGAAGGTAATATTGggatagaaataattaaaatagaaatacaatttagtaaaacaataaattaaattatttttatttaatatgacaATATCCAAATTCATTCCCtcgttttatatttatttattattattttttaaaattattaaaataaattttcatttttttattattttcaatcgtattaaaaaaaagagggaaaataataaaataaaataaaattatttttattcaacaaaaattaaaaaaaaatgttaaaaacttttaagaaaaaaaaaaagaaaagaagaaagaaagaaagtgaaaggagagaagaaaaaatttattttaattattatattaaaataaatggtAACTAATTCCCTAATGTAACATTTTACTTGAAAGGGAAATTGTTATAGCACCTTATCACATATCTTTGATAatatttatgaaagaaaaattgaaaattattaatttcaaaattggtCTTTATATCAAATATACAATCCGAGCCCACGATCAGGTTTGTGTACCTTAATCAATATTGGTTATATCttaatcacattttttatatattaatcatattcttcgtacccttgttacATTTTTCGAAATTAGCTTACAAAGAAGCTTCTCTAGAAGAATATGAGATTCATTCAAAATTACCTAATCTGCCACTACTGAGGCTAGATTCTGAGGACTATAAATCTTTCTGGACTTCCCTTACATCAGACAGAAATGGTTTCAGCACATAGAAATGAAATCACTCTCTAAAAGCCTTCTCCAAGTACATGTTTTGTTTCTACAGAACCAGCAGAAAACGAGGGCAGAAAGCTTGCTCGTATACAAGCTGAATATCATGACTGAGTATCAGGAGCCAAGACCTGGAAACTCAGGTTCAGTGAGTAGAGCAACAAGATCCTCTTTCCATTGAGCATGCCTATACAATTCAAAGTTCAACCAAGGAAGGCACTGGTCCAAGGCTTCAATGAACAAAGAGACTCCAGATGATCCAGCAATTGCTGAGTTCCCTAACACATTTCTGAACTAATATGCCCACATCGAAGTTCTATCATGAGACAAAATTTCATGATCCATTTCATGCTATGTATGCATATGAACTCAATCTCACAAATGCAGGATGAAACTTTTGACTGATATACCAAAGGTTAACAAGAGACCCtcattgaattttcaaaatcctataAAAGAATTTCACCCATGAACCAGCAAGTTTGTCATGCTTTCCACATAGCATGATAGGACCTACCAGGCAACAATCCTCCAGTTTTCTGGACCAAAATTGTGTGTGAAGCCCCAACCAGAAAGCCATTCACTGTGACTGGTGAAGCTCTTTTGTTCTTAGAGGTTGAACAAAACCGAAACATCAACTCTGGATGTGGAAAGAACTCGGGTCCAGACTCTTAAACTCGGTAGCTAAATAAATGGATTCGTGGCTCATTTAAAGAGCGAAACTGCAAGGACGAGATGAATAGCAGGCCTTCACATATATCTAAGGTAATACTCAATTGATTCAACTCTCATAGCTTCATCCttaaaacaaattctcaaattacAAAGATTATTGACTTGCAGCaattcaacttgattggattGAAGATATTCTAAACTAAAACTTATCAGTTCATCTTCAATACCATGATTTTCAACATTCAGAGCAACAACAGATGGAATCAGTTCTAGTTAGATTCATGGCTCGTCTAAGAACATCACTGAAAATATGAGATGAATAAAGGGCCTCAACACATTTCTAAACCAACACTTTCAGTCAGTTCCAATGGATTCATACTCAAATGTTATAGAACTCATTTTCTACACAATTTCCCATTCATCTACTCGCATTGATTCAGCTTCACTGCATTCAACCCCAAAAATGTTCTTGAATTCTTCAgcacatttaaactaaaacttTCAATGGATTCAGCTACAATGCCCTGGAAAAACCAACAATGCATACCAATACACACAAATCTACAGCAAcaagaaatcaaatcaagaCCTCGATAAAAGAAAAGGGTTACCACAATTCAAGAAGAATTTCTATTTCTCATTATAATCTGTGTCATTCTCAATCCAATCAAGGTGACATTCTTGGCACTCACGAACACCGAATGCTTAAACATCCTCAAAATCCCCCTCATCTCATCACCGCCGCACTCCTCCACAACCACCACACAAACCCCACGAACCCGAACGGTCCTCTCCATCTCCGCCACGAACCTCGCCGGAAACAAAGCCTCGTCCAGGTGGGCACTGAACACCAAATCAAAAGCCCCATCAAAAAAGGGCAAGTTATGCGGATCGGCACGGCTCACCAGCGGGGGCGACTCCACCAGCTCCACCCCCGTGACGTCCCTGGCACCCACTTCCGACACCGCGGCCACCTCGTGGCCGGCTCCGGCGGAGACGCAGAGGACCTTGCTGTGATTGGACAACAGCCGCTGATCTCGAAGACTCCGGAAGAATTGGGCATAGGAATTGACCTTCTTCGTCCAATCTCGGGTGGACCATAGGCGCTCGTTTTTCTTGGAGATTGGGAC
The window above is part of the Vitis riparia cultivar Riparia Gloire de Montpellier isolate 1030 chromosome 12, EGFV_Vit.rip_1.0, whole genome shotgun sequence genome. Proteins encoded here:
- the LOC117926273 gene encoding pentatricopeptide repeat-containing protein At3g12770; protein product: MYLKLSLSRTNLNSSLFFLNFFPPRIRPLGLPTATASEFPATLFKFLNFYSSLPLPLDHSDYIPYSGFDFDSFFSSLLDHSVHKRHLNQIHAQLVVSGLVESGFLVTKFVNASWNIGEIGYARKVFDEFPEPSVFLWNAIIRGYSSHNLFGDAIEMYSRMQASGVSPDGFTLPCVLKACSGVPVLEVGKRVHGQIFRLGFESDVFVQNGLVALYAKCGRVEQARIVFEGLDDRNIVSWTSIISGYGQNGLPMEALRIFGQMRQRNVKPDWIALVSVLRAYTDVEDLEQGKSIHGCVVKMGLEFEPDLLISLTAMYAKCGQVMVARSFFDQMEIPNVMMWNAMISGYAKNGYTNEAVGLFQEMISKNIRTDSITVRSAILACAQVGSLELAKWMGDYINKTEYRNDVFVNTALIDMFAKCGSVDLAREVFDQTLDKDVVVWSAMIVGYGLHGRGREAIDLFYAMKQAGVRPNDVTFVGLLTACNHSGLVEEGWEFFHNMKDYGIEARHQHYACVVDLLGRSGHLNEAYDFITTMPIEPGVSVWGALLGACKIYRHVTLGEYAAEQLFSLDPFNTGHYVQLSNLYASSRLWDSVAKVRILVREKGLSKDLGYSLIEINGKLQAFRVGDKSHPRFKDIFEELESLERRLKEAGFIPHIESVLHDLNQEEKEETLCNHSERLAIAYGLISTAPGTTLRITKNLRACINCHSATKLISKLVNREIVVRDANRFHHFKNGVCSCRDYW
- the LOC117926025 gene encoding uncharacterized protein LOC117926025, which produces MERHVQTLLNKLSVVCITIATIIFLFLILQTPQTCIPTTTHPRVRLLRFPKSSCDSSRRDYVPISKKNERLWSTRDWTKKVNSYAQFFRSLRDQRLLSNHSKVLCVSAGAGHEVAAVSEVGARDVTGVELVESPPLVSRADPHNLPFFDGAFDLVFSAHLDEALFPARFVAEMERTVRVRGVCVVVVEECGGDEMRGILRMFKHSVFGIVAESIESFSLNVLKNSRTFLGLNAVKLNQCE